Proteins encoded by one window of Ignavibacteriota bacterium:
- a CDS encoding DUF1232 domain-containing protein, with the protein MNKEEKYYKKLRSNISIWLDEKANLNHKWREFIMLVPDIFYLMIKLIQDPEVPQNKKLKLVSAVAYFISPIDLMPEIFLGPIGYLDDIAIAAFILNEMINSIDPQIVKKHWAGDVDILIVIKKILINVDNLIGKGIWDKLKGKFN; encoded by the coding sequence ATGAACAAAGAAGAAAAATATTACAAAAAGCTTAGATCAAATATTTCAATTTGGCTTGATGAAAAAGCAAACTTAAATCATAAGTGGCGTGAATTTATAATGCTTGTTCCGGATATATTTTATTTAATGATAAAATTAATTCAAGACCCGGAAGTTCCGCAAAATAAAAAATTAAAATTAGTATCCGCGGTAGCTTATTTTATTTCACCAATTGATTTAATGCCTGAAATTTTCTTGGGACCGATCGGTTACTTAGATGATATTGCGATTGCCGCTTTTATCTTAAACGAAATGATTAATTCCATTGATCCGCAAATTGTAAAAAAACATTGGGCTGGGGATGTTGATATTTTGATAGTTATTAAGAAAATTTTAATAAATGTTGATAATTTAATTGGGAAAGGTATTTGGGATAAACTTAAAGGAAAATTTAATTAA
- a CDS encoding HAMP domain-containing histidine kinase, whose translation MIENKDINNDDSLEKLLILEEAKRLKTIFLDNMSHELRTPITVILGYAGILYEEIKDPDLKEMAEIILKSSNRLTEALNLLLDQSDVASERLKVELKEENLCDFLKETYNVYKPITEDKGLILNYNNKLDFAKCSIDRKMFTKVSNNLLNNAIKFTEKGSITITLDMDSEKKFYIIDFEDTGIGIAEDKLSLIFEAFRQVSEGMNRIYQGIGLGLSVSKKFVELMNGDLTVKSTPNVGTTFTIKIPTIN comes from the coding sequence TTGATTGAAAATAAAGATATAAATAATGACGATTCGTTAGAAAAATTGCTTATTTTGGAAGAAGCAAAGCGTCTGAAAACCATATTTTTGGATAATATGAGTCATGAACTGCGCACGCCAATCACCGTAATTTTGGGTTATGCGGGAATTCTTTATGAAGAAATTAAAGATCCTGATCTCAAAGAAATGGCTGAAATTATACTTAAAAGCAGTAATAGATTAACCGAAGCGTTGAATTTGTTGTTGGATCAATCGGATGTCGCTTCTGAAAGGTTAAAAGTTGAATTGAAGGAAGAAAATCTTTGCGATTTTCTTAAAGAAACCTATAATGTGTACAAACCTATTACTGAAGATAAGGGTTTGATTTTGAATTATAATAATAAATTGGATTTTGCAAAATGCTCAATCGATAGAAAAATGTTCACAAAAGTTTCAAATAATCTGCTTAATAATGCGATTAAATTTACGGAAAAGGGAAGTATTACAATTACATTGGACATGGATAGTGAAAAAAAATTCTATATAATAGATTTTGAAGATACCGGAATCGGAATTGCCGAGGATAAACTTTCATTAATTTTTGAAGCTTTTCGACAAGTAAGTGAAGGAATGAATAGAATTTACCAAGGAATTGGTTTGGGTTTATCAGTTTCTAAAAAATTTGTAGAACTTATGAACGGCGATTTGACTGTTAAAAGTACGCCAAACGTTGGAACAACTTTTACTATTAAAATACCAACAATTAATTAA
- the sthA gene encoding Si-specific NAD(P)(+) transhydrogenase — MSNHFDLIVIGSGPGGEGAAMKATKEGKKVAMCDKFFNIGGNCTHKGTIPSKALRHTSQIISDTESLKDISYQTILKSTEKIVNQQYQLRKSFYERNRVEILDGTAEFVDEHNILVINESGSKKKYSADYFVIATGSRPYHPPDVDFNHPRILDSDSILNIEDNPRSITIYGAGVVGCEYASIFRGLMIKVNLINNRSQLLTFLDDEIIDALAYHLRENGVLIRNNEEYEKVEADDEGVTVYLKSNKQIRTDYLLWAQGRTGNSDTLRLENIGIKGNVRGSIEVNENFQTAHPHIYAVGDVIGYPSLASAAYDQGRFAATHLVKGFCEHKLIEFIPTGIYTIPEISSVGLTEKELTEKKIPYEVGHSLFKHLARAQITGRTTGMLKLLFHRETLEILGVHCFGYGAAEIIHIGQAILTQEGKANTLMYFINTTFNYPTMAEAYRVAALNGINRIKK; from the coding sequence ATGTCAAATCACTTTGATCTTATTGTAATCGGAAGCGGTCCCGGCGGCGAAGGCGCTGCGATGAAAGCAACAAAAGAAGGTAAGAAAGTCGCTATGTGCGATAAGTTCTTTAATATAGGCGGAAACTGCACTCACAAAGGCACAATACCAAGTAAAGCTTTACGTCATACAAGTCAAATAATTTCTGATACAGAATCTCTCAAAGATATTTCTTATCAGACAATTTTAAAATCAACAGAAAAAATTGTAAACCAGCAATATCAGCTTAGAAAAAGTTTTTATGAGAGAAATAGAGTAGAAATTTTAGACGGTACTGCTGAGTTTGTTGACGAACATAATATTTTGGTAATTAATGAATCCGGTTCAAAGAAAAAATATTCTGCGGATTACTTTGTTATCGCAACAGGATCTCGTCCATATCACCCGCCGGATGTTGATTTTAATCATCCCAGAATTTTAGATAGCGATTCAATATTAAATATTGAAGATAATCCTAGAAGCATAACTATTTACGGCGCCGGCGTTGTGGGCTGTGAATACGCATCGATATTCAGAGGCTTGATGATCAAAGTTAATTTGATAAATAATAGAAGTCAATTATTAACATTTTTGGATGACGAAATAATCGACGCTTTAGCCTATCATTTAAGGGAAAACGGAGTATTGATTCGGAATAACGAAGAATATGAAAAAGTTGAAGCCGACGACGAAGGAGTTACAGTTTATCTTAAATCAAATAAGCAGATTAGAACTGATTACTTATTATGGGCTCAAGGCAGAACCGGCAATTCGGATACGTTACGTTTGGAAAATATTGGTATTAAAGGAAATGTCCGCGGTTCAATTGAAGTTAACGAAAATTTTCAAACCGCACATCCTCATATATATGCTGTTGGCGATGTAATTGGATATCCAAGTTTGGCAAGCGCAGCTTACGATCAAGGCAGATTTGCGGCGACACATTTGGTAAAAGGTTTTTGCGAACATAAACTAATAGAATTTATCCCAACAGGAATTTATACAATTCCTGAAATCAGTTCAGTTGGACTTACAGAAAAGGAATTGACAGAAAAGAAAATACCGTATGAAGTTGGGCATTCATTATTTAAACATTTAGCGCGGGCACAAATAACCGGCAGAACCACCGGAATGTTAAAACTTTTATTTCATAGAGAAACTTTGGAAATTCTCGGCGTTCATTGTTTCGGTTATGGAGCCGCGGAGATAATTCATATTGGTCAAGCTATTTTAACTCAAGAAGGAAAAGCAAATACTCTAATGTATTTTATAAATACTACTTTCAATTACCCTACTATGGCAGAGGCATATAGAGTTGCGGCATTAAACGGCATAAATAGAATTAAAAAATGA
- a CDS encoding T9SS type A sorting domain-containing protein, which translates to MKNNLSFCLTIFAVLFFKISIHSQNDEFVRIDSILVPEIENCGFGEIIAGVDFDNDSKLEIYAVNNMNDFGGNELIPRIYKYEHDGTQWQLVWDEYSRDIVQQNSWAPITYGDWDKDGKKEIIWAPANNFTENNYNPVRIMVWEANGNDKLGKLNFGFETPSAKWTITDQESFEVRPFRFFLNDIDDDGKEELIFADREVNYRFGIVSVSNIPDNGNGSEVWEMEFSGLGSTLAESAIYDIARIGKTIYLFHSDGSVTPVKYENGSYSILQNVKNVIPGGSWKSSNTVDLNQDGKEEIVIGGWQLDSTNIQNKVLLIEENESSELETHIIANFAKLISTEGRINGGHDAFGDLDNDGKLDFIFGTRATNPSVAILRMEYQGGEITDSNNYHISVIDSLYPSVNPGRYDIVSLANIDSDPELEVLYTNGATCERFPIVILDLKKESVSVKNNFIKDEFYLEQNYPNPFNPSTNISFYLPKAGIVDLRIYNSLGEECGVILNRINLQNGLHNYNFDSSNLTSGVYVYTIKTDFGMLSKKMMVLK; encoded by the coding sequence ATGAAAAACAATTTAAGTTTTTGTTTAACAATTTTTGCCGTGTTATTTTTTAAAATTAGTATACATTCTCAAAATGATGAATTTGTTAGAATAGACAGCATTTTGGTACCGGAAATTGAAAATTGCGGATTTGGTGAAATAATAGCTGGAGTTGATTTTGATAATGATTCAAAGTTGGAAATTTATGCTGTAAATAATATGAATGATTTCGGCGGTAATGAATTAATTCCAAGAATTTACAAATATGAGCACGACGGAACACAATGGCAATTGGTCTGGGATGAATACAGCCGCGATATAGTTCAGCAGAACAGCTGGGCGCCTATTACATACGGCGATTGGGATAAAGACGGGAAAAAAGAAATAATTTGGGCACCGGCAAATAATTTTACAGAAAATAATTATAACCCGGTTAGAATTATGGTTTGGGAAGCAAACGGGAATGATAAACTTGGTAAGCTAAATTTTGGATTTGAAACACCAAGCGCAAAATGGACAATTACAGATCAGGAAAGTTTTGAAGTAAGACCATTTAGATTTTTCCTTAATGATATCGATGATGATGGAAAAGAAGAATTAATTTTTGCGGACCGCGAAGTGAATTATAGATTCGGAATAGTTTCGGTTTCAAATATTCCGGATAATGGAAACGGCAGCGAAGTTTGGGAAATGGAATTTTCCGGTTTGGGTAGTACTTTAGCTGAAAGCGCAATTTACGATATTGCAAGAATTGGGAAAACTATTTATTTATTTCACTCCGATGGAAGCGTTACTCCCGTAAAATATGAAAACGGATCATACTCAATATTGCAGAATGTAAAAAATGTAATTCCAGGCGGATCTTGGAAATCTTCAAACACCGTTGATTTAAACCAAGACGGAAAAGAAGAAATTGTTATTGGCGGATGGCAATTAGATAGCACAAATATTCAAAATAAAGTTTTGCTTATTGAAGAAAATGAATCAAGCGAATTAGAAACTCACATAATAGCGAACTTTGCAAAATTAATTTCTACGGAAGGAAGGATTAACGGCGGTCATGATGCATTTGGTGATTTAGATAACGACGGAAAATTAGATTTTATTTTCGGAACTCGTGCAACAAATCCGAGTGTGGCAATTTTAAGAATGGAATATCAAGGCGGAGAAATTACAGATTCCAATAATTATCATATTTCCGTAATAGATTCTCTTTATCCATCGGTCAATCCCGGTAGATATGATATTGTATCATTGGCAAACATAGATTCTGATCCTGAATTAGAAGTACTTTATACAAACGGCGCAACGTGTGAAAGATTCCCGATTGTGATTTTAGATCTTAAAAAAGAAAGTGTTTCTGTAAAAAATAATTTTATTAAAGATGAATTTTATTTAGAACAAAATTATCCCAATCCTTTTAATCCATCGACCAATATTTCATTTTATTTGCCTAAAGCGGGAATTGTGGATCTAAGAATATATAATTCCTTGGGTGAGGAATGCGGCGTAATTTTAAATAGAATAAATTTGCAAAATGGTTTACACAATTATAATTTTGATTCATCAAATTTAACAAGCGGAGTTTATGTTTACACAATTAAAACCGACTTTGGAATGTTATCAAAAAAAATGATGGTACTAAAATAA
- a CDS encoding FKBP-type peptidyl-prolyl cis-trans isomerase produces the protein MKKILIFPLLLFFSITACSQTENSKPNMKNLTDSVSYSIGFDIGSNLQKQEITIEPDIFLAGIKDGIADTCKLTDAELQAVMQKFQTEMILKQQKKSKELAEKNKAEADAFFAQNKTKEGVTTLPNGLQYKVLKSGTGVTPKLSSKVKVHYAGRLLDGSEFDSSYKRGAPYETNLTNVIKGWTEILQLMKVGDKWEVYIPADLAYGERGSGPVIGPNAALIFEMELMEIAN, from the coding sequence ATGAAAAAAATCTTAATTTTTCCATTGTTATTGTTTTTTTCTATAACAGCATGCAGTCAAACAGAAAATTCTAAACCAAACATGAAAAATTTGACCGACTCAGTAAGCTACAGCATTGGATTTGATATCGGCTCGAATTTACAAAAGCAGGAAATTACAATAGAACCTGATATTTTTCTTGCCGGAATAAAAGATGGAATTGCTGATACATGCAAATTAACAGATGCTGAACTGCAAGCAGTTATGCAGAAATTCCAAACAGAAATGATTTTAAAACAACAAAAAAAGAGCAAGGAATTAGCAGAAAAAAATAAAGCCGAAGCGGATGCTTTTTTTGCTCAAAATAAAACGAAAGAAGGTGTTACCACCCTTCCTAATGGTTTGCAATATAAAGTTCTAAAAAGCGGAACAGGCGTCACTCCAAAATTAAGCAGCAAAGTTAAAGTTCATTACGCTGGCAGATTATTGGATGGAAGTGAATTTGACAGCTCTTACAAACGCGGCGCTCCTTATGAAACCAATTTGACAAATGTTATTAAAGGATGGACTGAGATCTTACAGCTTATGAAAGTCGGTGATAAATGGGAAGTTTATATTCCTGCTGATTTAGCTTACGGCGAAAGAGGAAGCGGTCCGGTCATTGGTCCAAATGCAGCTTTGATTTTTGAAATGGAATTAATGGAAATTGCAAATTGA